In Thermothelomyces thermophilus ATCC 42464 chromosome 2, complete sequence, a single window of DNA contains:
- a CDS encoding SMC1-like protein (1| putative SMC1 protein [Sordaria macrospora] Contains conserved domain Smc[COG1196], Chromosome segregation ATPases), which yields MDAISFVLGIKSSHLRSSHLRELVYRGRVMKTSKIQDDGTAVPATNGQVNGHEDGDDEDSSQRASRNDPKTAWVMAVYEDDAGEEQRWKRTITSSGASEYRINDRVVTAQQYNEALEEENILIKARNFLVFQGDVEAIASQSPQDLTRLIEQISGSLEYKDEYERLQAEVEQAAENQNFQLHRRRGINSEIKQYQEQKREAENFQKKTQERDEAVITHILWKLYHFQRVMDESSAQIQEHHENLKEFRRNVETFEKRLEAARKEQATVGREVSHIEKSIKSKEKSIENRDNSLVPIDEKITQSSQDMAILRKRISDVKKDRDDKATNIQKLKKDLATIEKAQQQFEKQWSETLKKQGKELSDADRKEYTSLQAEAMRKTSDNRAKLANLERQLKGDEVTVNSLKGRIDNFEAAIEKLQSEAQVIKDRRDAIQDSVGQTARDIDAKKKEFNSVQSERIRINNTHTELEEKLRDVLRKLDDADMGRRQNEKETKMRSMISDLKRIYPGVRGRVGELCKPKQKKYDEAVITALGREFDAVVVDTEKTGVDCVQYLKDQRFPPVTFIPLDNIKVNTSNSAVKGISGARLTIDTIDFDPSLERAIAYACGGSVVCDSLEIAKDIVYNRKIQVKAVTLQGYVIHKAGTMSGGRLPEEKGGKRRFEEHDVQNLERLAEKFRDEIAKLPRPGRRGVAEESLQNEIAALEQRLRLQESELAAFEKNLKSKEKELEHAKQQLREYQPKYAEKEGELQRTRATVEKFEKAISEVEDKIFANFCRRLGYENIRAYEAQQGSLEQEAAQKRQDFGLQKQRIQNNLTWETSQHDAANERVRAMETTLKRHQKDLEAYEREKRSIEEARAQDQDELAALQESLEEVRASYAEKSKKVADAKQDLQKKTREIESRLKEISNLEGTVQKNSTQKFALLRRCKLEQIQLPLRKGSLDNIPNEDVLLQRDQDAMDIDGEADEDEVLENAMDDYGIEIDFDGLDEDLKKPDDDIEDRLQEKITSLTSELEKLNPNMRAMERLESVKSRLEATEKDFEDSRAALRAAREAFAKVKEKRFELFNRAFTHIQEQITHVYKDLTRSDAYPLGGQAYLDIEEDTDTPYLSGIKYHAMPPLKRFRDMEHLSGGEKTMAALALLFAIHSYHPSPFFVLDEVDAALDNANVEKIKKYIREHAGPGMQFIVISLKPTLFQDSESLVGVYRDQEANTSRTLTLDLRKYV from the exons ATGGACGCCATATCGTTCGTTCTGGGCATTAAATCGTCACACCTGCGATCGTCACATCTTCGCGAGCTCGTCTACCGCGGCCGAGTCATGAAAACATCCAAGATCCAAGACGACGGAACGGCTGTGCCAGCGACGAACGGACAGGTTAACGGCCACGAGGACGGAGACGACGAGGATTCCTCACAACGAGCGTCGCGGAACGACCCTAAGACGGCGTGGGTCATGGCAGTCTATGAGGACGATGCGGGCGAGGAACAGCGGTGGAAGCGGACCATTACGAGCAGCGGTGCTAGCGAGTACCGCATCAACGACCGCGTTGTCACCGCACAACAGTACAAcgaggccctcgaggagGAGAACATCCTTATAAAGGCGCGAAATTTCCTCGTCTTTCAAGGAGACGTCGAGGCCATTGCCTCTCAGTCCCCACAGGACCTCACGCGCCTCATTGAGCAGATCTCGGGGAGTCTGGAGTACAAGGATGAGTACGAGAGGCTTCAGGCAGAGGTGGAGCAGGCCGCGGAGAATCAGAACTTTCAGCTTCACAGGAGGCGAGGTATCAACTCGGAAATCAAGCAATACCAGGAGCAGAAGCGGGAGGCCGAAAATTTCCAAAAGAAGACGCAAGAACGGGACGAGGCTGTCATTACCCATATTCTGTGGAAGCTTTACCACTTCCAGCGCGTCATGGACGAGTCCAGCGCCCAGATCCAGGAACACCACGAGAACCTGAAGGAGTTCCGCCGGAACGTGGAAACGTTCGAGAAGAGACTCGAGGCGGCGCGCAAGGAACAGGCCACCGTTGGTCGCGAGGTCAGCCACATCGAGAAGAGCATCAAGAGCAAAGAGAAGAGCATCGAGAACAGGGACAACAGCCTTGTCCCCATCGATGAGAAGATCACGCAAAGCTCACAAGATATGGCGATCCTTCGGAAGCGGATTTCCGACGTCAAGAAAGACCGCGATGACAAGGCGACCAATATCcagaagctcaagaaggacCTAGCGACGATCGAGAAGGCACAGCAACAGTTCGAAAAGCAATGGTCCGAAACTCTCAAGAAGCAGGGCAAGGAGTTGAGTGACGCAGACCGTAAGGAGTACACCAGTCTCCAAGCCGAGGCCATGAGGAAGACGTCGGATAACCGGGCGAAACTGGCGAATCTGGAGCGTCAGCTGAAGGGCGACGAGGTGACGGTGAACAGCCTGAAGGGTAGGATCGACAACTTCGAGGCCGCCATCGAGAAACTGCAAAGCGAGGCTCAGGTGATCAAGGATCGCCGCGACGCCATTCAGGATTCGGTCGGGCAAACAGCCAGGGATATCGATGCCAAGAAGAAGGAATTTAACAGCGTGCAATCGGAGCGGATCAGGATCAACAACACCCATACCGAGCTGGAGGAGAAGCTTCGTGACGTGCTGCGGAAGCTCGACGACGCGGACATGGGGCGGCGGCAGAATGAGAAGGAGACCAAGATGAGGAGCATGATCAGCGATCTCAAGCGAATATACCCGGGGGTCCGCGGGCGGGTGGGCGAGCTGTGCAAGCCCAAGCAGAAAAAGTACGACGAAGCCGTCATCACGGCGCTGGGGCGCGAATTCGACGCCGTCGTAGTGGACACGGAGAAGACCGGTGTGGATTGTGTTCAGTACCTCAAGGACCAGCGGTTCCCGCCAGTAACATTCATCCCGCTCGACAACATCAAGGTCAACACCTCCAACTCCGCCGTCAAGGGGATATCCGGTGCCCGACTGACCATCGACACGATCGACTTCGACCCGTCCCTGGAGCGGGCCATCGCCTACGCCTGTGGCGGGTCGGTAGTTTGCGACAGCTTGGAGATCGCCAAGGACATCGTCTACAACAGGAAGATCCAGGTCAAGGCGGTTACCCTGCAAGGCTACGTGATCCACAAGGCCGGGACCATGTCTGGTGGTCGGTTACCCGAAGAGAAAGGCGGGAAGCGGCGGTTTGAGGAGCACGACGTGCAGAATCTCGAGCGGCTGGCCGAGAAGTTCCGGGACGAGATTGCAAAGTTGCCGCGGCCGGGGAGGCGAGGGGTCGCCGAGGAGAGTCTGCAAAACGAGATTGCCGCGCTGGAGCAACGCCTCAGGCTCCAGGAGAGTGAGCTGGCTGCTTTTGAGAAGAACCTGAAGAGCAAGGAAAAGGAGCTCGAGCACGCGAAGCAGCAGCTCCGCGAGTACCAGCCCAAGTATGCAGAGAAGGAAGGCGAGCTGCAGCGGACCCGTGCCACCGTTGAGAAGTTTGAGAAGGCCATATCGGAGGTCGAGGATAAGATCTTTGCCAACTTCTGCAGGCGGCTTGGGTACGAGAACATTCGTGCCTACGAAGCGCAGCAAGGCAGCCTCGAGCAGGAGGCAGCTCAGAAGCGCCAGGACTTTGGCCTGCAGAAGCAGCGTATCCAAAACAACCTGACCTGGGAGACGTCGCAACACGACGCCGCGAACGAGAGGGTACGGGCAATGGAGACGACCCTGAAGCGGCACCAGAAGGACCTCGAAGCCTACGAGAGGGAGAAGCGGAGCATCGAGGAGGCGAGAGCGCAGGATCAGGACGAGCTTGCGGCGTTGCAGGAATCCCTGGAGGAAGTCAGGGCGAGCTACGCCGAGAAGTCCAAGAAGGTGGCGGATGCAAAACAGGATCTGCAGAAGAAGACCAGGGAGATCGAGTCCAGGTTGAAGGAGATCAGCAACCTCGAAGGGACGGTGCAGAAAAACAGCACCCAGAAATTCGCCCTGCTCAGGAGGTGCAAGCTGGAGCAGATCCAGCTGCCGTTGCGCAAGGGCTCGCTCGACAACATCCCCAATGAAGACGTGCTGCTCCAGAGGGACCAGGATGCCATGGACATTGATGGCGaggcggacgaggacgaggtgcTGGAGAACGCCATGGACGACTACGGCATCGAGATTGACTTTGATGGTCTGGACGAGGACCTCAAGAAG CCCGACGATGACATCGAAGACAGGCTTCAGGAGAAGATCACGTCGCTCACCAGCGAGCTCGAAAAGCTCAACCCCAACATGCGGGCCATGGAGCGCCTGGAGTCGGTCAAGTCGCGCCTCGAGGCGACGGAAAAGGACTTTGAGGACTCGCGGGCGGCCCTGCGCGCGGCGCGCGAGGCCTTCGCCAAGGTCAAGGAGAAGCGGTTCGAGCTCTTCAACCGCGCCTTCACGCACATCCAGGAGCAGATCACGCACGTGTACAAGGACCTGACGCGGTCGGACGCGTACCCGCTCGGCGGGCAGGCGTACCTGGACATCGAGGAGGACACGGACACGCCGTACCTCTCGGGCATCAAGTACCACGCCATGCCGCCGCTCAAGCGCTTCCGCGACATGGAGCACCTGTCGGGCGGCGAGAAGACCATGGCCGCGCTCGCGCTGCTGTTCGCCATCCACAGCTACCACCCGAGCCCCTTCTTCGTGCTGGACGAGGTGGACGCGGCGCTCGACAACGCCAACGTCGAGAAGATCAAAAAGTACATACGCGAGCACGCCGGCCCGGGCATGCAGTTCATCGTCATCAGTCTCAAGCCCACCCTGTTCCAGGACAGCGAGAGCTTGGTGGGCGTGTACCGCGATCAGGAGGCTAACACTTCGAGGACGCTGACGTTGGAT CTTCGTAAGTATGTATGA